A genomic stretch from Desulfurococcaceae archaeon MEX13E-LK6-19 includes:
- a CDS encoding DNA-directed RNA polymerase subunit B, whose amino-acid sequence MSTSRQEVFPTPDDRWVVMEAYFKEKGLVRQHLDSYNDFVERVIYDIIEEYKEIPIPSIGAKIIIEGIRFGKPMIREVDGSVKEFPRVTPMDCRLRNLTYAAPVYLRFKVEVEGETYGPYEILLMDLPIMLRSSLDPLSRKPRESEEDYIKRLIEAGEDPKDPGGYFIINGSERVLVAQEDLASNNVLVDKASEGSAATHIAKVISVAKGRRSQLVIERRKDGVLYVNLQGIRIPVVILMRALGLEKDEDIVYAVSLDPEIQKEMLPSLMKVVDIKTTEDALDYIGARIAIGQPRQARIERAKQLLDDHLLPHITGRPGESKEQIRKKKAYFIGQMACKLIELVKGWRKPDDKDHYRNKRLKLAGELLAQLLRYHLTNYFVRELKNAIEKNLSRHRRADIKHILKPGMLTDRILHAMATGNWPGGKTGVSQLLDRTNLMSSLSHLRRVISPLSRSQPHFEARELHPTQWGRICPFESPEGQNIGLVKNLALMANVSVGVPETEIEDLLYEELGVVPIDKVIEMAKQEGPEKFMTWSKVYINGRLIGYHPDGRALAEEIRKRRRKGEISSEVNVAHIVTKHTNEVFVNTDAGRIRRPLFVIENGELKLKPEHIKKLESGKWSFSDLVENGIVEYLDADEEENAFIAIDPHEITPEHTHMEIWTPAILGITASIIPYPEHNQSPRNTYEAAMAKQALGLYAANYQRRMDTRGHFLHYPQKPLVQTRVMDITGFNARPAGQNMVVAVMSFTGYNIEDALIMNKSSVDRGLGRSTFFRLYSTVEYKYPGGQEDVIEIPQSHVRGYRGPKAYEKLEEDGIVVPETQVKGGDVLIGKTSPPRFLSVQEYGVGTSLVRQDTSVVTRYGEKGVVDTVLITTDSEGNKLVKVRVRDLRIPELGDKFASRHGQKGVIGLLVPQEDMPFTEEGIVPDLIINPHAFPSRMTVGQLIESMAGKLAALEGRFIDATPFYKEPIEGIRIGLKKLGYPATGEEVMYDGRTGEIIQRPIFIGIVYYQKLHHMVADKIHARARGPVQILTRQPVEGRARMGGLRWGEMERDCLVGHGASLLLKEQLLDKSDKTVIYVCELCGHIGYYDRNKGRLVCPLHGEKGKLYPVEVSYAFKLLLQELMSLCIMPRLKLEDIVRKK is encoded by the coding sequence TTGTCCACGTCTAGACAGGAAGTTTTTCCTACACCAGATGATCGATGGGTTGTTATGGAAGCATACTTTAAGGAGAAGGGACTAGTACGCCAGCACTTAGACAGCTATAATGATTTCGTTGAGAGAGTAATATACGATATTATCGAGGAGTACAAGGAGATCCCTATACCAAGTATTGGCGCAAAGATTATCATCGAGGGTATTCGCTTCGGCAAACCAATGATTAGAGAAGTCGACGGCTCCGTGAAGGAATTCCCTAGAGTAACCCCTATGGATTGCCGTTTGAGGAACTTGACTTACGCCGCACCTGTTTACTTGAGGTTCAAAGTAGAAGTTGAAGGAGAAACATATGGTCCTTATGAGATCCTCTTAATGGATCTCCCTATAATGTTACGCTCATCTCTTGACCCACTTTCTCGTAAACCACGTGAATCTGAAGAAGACTATATCAAGAGGCTTATTGAGGCTGGTGAAGACCCCAAGGACCCCGGCGGATACTTCATAATCAATGGTAGTGAGAGAGTACTCGTTGCACAAGAGGATCTTGCAAGCAATAACGTGCTAGTTGACAAAGCTAGCGAAGGCTCTGCCGCTACACACATAGCTAAAGTAATTAGTGTAGCAAAGGGTAGGAGAAGCCAGCTTGTCATAGAGAGAAGGAAGGATGGAGTACTCTATGTAAACCTCCAAGGCATCAGGATACCAGTAGTAATACTCATGAGAGCTCTTGGCCTAGAGAAAGACGAGGACATAGTATACGCGGTTAGCCTCGACCCTGAGATACAGAAAGAGATGCTTCCAAGCCTCATGAAAGTAGTTGATATCAAGACTACTGAGGATGCTCTAGACTATATTGGTGCTAGAATAGCTATTGGACAACCGCGTCAAGCAAGAATTGAGAGAGCAAAACAGCTATTAGACGATCACTTGTTACCGCATATAACCGGTAGACCTGGTGAATCCAAGGAGCAGATCAGGAAGAAGAAAGCGTACTTCATAGGGCAGATGGCTTGTAAACTCATAGAACTCGTCAAGGGATGGAGGAAACCAGACGACAAAGACCATTATAGAAACAAGAGGCTCAAACTAGCTGGTGAGCTACTAGCACAGCTTCTCAGGTATCACTTGACCAACTACTTTGTTCGTGAGCTAAAGAATGCTATCGAGAAGAACCTTAGCAGACACCGTAGAGCAGACATAAAGCATATACTCAAGCCAGGCATGCTTACAGACAGAATACTCCATGCAATGGCTACCGGTAACTGGCCTGGCGGAAAAACTGGTGTTAGCCAGCTTCTTGACAGAACAAACCTCATGAGCTCCTTGAGTCACTTGAGAAGAGTGATCTCACCATTATCCAGGAGCCAGCCTCACTTTGAGGCAAGAGAGCTTCACCCAACACAATGGGGTAGGATTTGTCCATTCGAGTCGCCTGAAGGACAGAATATTGGTCTAGTCAAAAACCTAGCCCTTATGGCGAATGTTAGTGTCGGAGTCCCTGAAACCGAGATCGAGGACTTGCTCTACGAGGAACTAGGCGTGGTGCCTATAGACAAGGTTATTGAAATGGCTAAACAGGAAGGACCAGAGAAGTTCATGACATGGAGTAAAGTATACATAAATGGTAGATTAATAGGATACCATCCAGATGGCAGGGCTCTAGCCGAGGAGATCAGGAAGAGGCGTAGAAAAGGAGAAATAAGTAGCGAAGTAAACGTAGCCCATATCGTTACAAAACACACGAACGAGGTATTTGTAAACACTGACGCAGGCAGGATCAGGAGGCCACTGTTTGTTATCGAAAACGGTGAGCTCAAGCTAAAACCAGAGCACATAAAGAAGCTCGAGAGCGGTAAATGGAGTTTCTCGGATCTCGTTGAGAATGGTATAGTTGAATATCTTGACGCTGATGAAGAGGAGAACGCTTTCATAGCGATAGACCCGCATGAAATAACACCCGAGCACACCCACATGGAGATCTGGACACCAGCTATACTTGGCATAACAGCATCGATAATACCCTATCCAGAGCACAACCAGAGTCCACGTAACACCTATGAGGCAGCAATGGCTAAGCAGGCTCTAGGCCTCTATGCGGCTAACTATCAGAGGAGAATGGATACACGTGGCCACTTCCTACACTATCCACAGAAACCACTGGTACAGACAAGAGTAATGGATATAACAGGATTCAATGCCAGACCCGCCGGCCAGAACATGGTTGTAGCAGTAATGAGCTTCACTGGATACAACATAGAGGACGCATTGATTATGAACAAGAGTTCTGTAGACCGTGGACTCGGTAGAAGCACGTTCTTCAGACTATACAGTACAGTGGAGTACAAGTATCCTGGTGGTCAAGAAGACGTTATAGAGATACCACAAAGCCATGTTAGAGGGTACCGTGGACCCAAGGCTTACGAGAAGCTAGAAGAAGACGGTATTGTTGTCCCAGAAACACAAGTCAAAGGCGGCGATGTACTCATCGGCAAGACCAGTCCACCGAGATTCCTCAGCGTCCAGGAATATGGCGTTGGTACTAGCCTAGTTAGGCAGGACACAAGCGTTGTCACAAGGTATGGTGAGAAAGGTGTTGTAGACACAGTTTTGATAACAACTGATTCCGAAGGAAACAAGCTTGTCAAGGTACGTGTACGTGACTTGCGTATACCAGAGCTTGGAGACAAGTTTGCTTCTCGCCATGGACAGAAGGGTGTTATAGGCTTACTTGTACCACAAGAAGACATGCCGTTCACTGAGGAAGGTATTGTACCCGACTTGATAATTAACCCACACGCATTCCCAAGCCGTATGACAGTAGGACAATTGATCGAGAGTATGGCCGGTAAACTCGCTGCCCTCGAGGGAAGATTCATTGACGCGACACCATTCTACAAAGAACCAATAGAAGGCATCAGGATAGGATTAAAGAAGCTAGGCTATCCTGCAACCGGAGAAGAAGTAATGTATGATGGTAGAACCGGAGAAATCATACAGAGACCAATATTCATCGGTATAGTATACTACCAGAAACTACACCACATGGTAGCAGACAAAATCCACGCCCGTGCCAGAGGTCCAGTACAGATACTCACGAGACAGCCTGTTGAAGGACGTGCGAGAATGGGCGGTCTTAGATGGGGTGAGATGGAGCGTGACTGTCTAGTAGGCCATGGAGCAAGCTTGCTGCTGAAAGAACAGCTCCTCGATAAGAGCGACAAAACAGTGATCTATGTATGTGAGCTATGTGGCCACATAGGATACTATGATAGGAACAAAGGAAGACTAGTATGTCCACTCCATGGAGAGAAAGGAAAGCTCTACCCCGTTGAGGTGAGTTATGCATTCAAGCTCCTGCTTCAAGAACTCATGAGTCTCTGTATCATGCCTCGTCTCAAACTAGAAGATATCGTTAGAAAGAAGTAG